One part of the Malus sylvestris chromosome 2, drMalSylv7.2, whole genome shotgun sequence genome encodes these proteins:
- the LOC126604271 gene encoding thaumatin-like protein 1 has protein sequence MASHQVFSSFLFLLCLLQSIRVGYSATFTIANKCTTTIWPGILSNAGTDQLPTTGFALGPGESNTFSVPTSWSGRLWGRTLCSQDSTTGKFSCLTGDCGSSAVECAGGGAAPPATLAEFTLNGAAGLDFYDVSLVDGYNLPMLVVAEGGTGGNCTTTGCVVDLNNGCPSELKVTASDEGVACKSACEAFGEPQYCCSGAYATPDTCKPSSYSQFFKNACPKAYSYAYDDGTSTFTCASANYIITFCPAPSTSVKSSNGTVPGAVGVSASLRNTTPNIVVFAVTVMAAAWRWLPLF, from the exons ATGGCTTCCCATCAAGTTTTTTCATCGTTCCTATTCCTTCTCTGTCTCCTTCAATCCATTAGAGTCGGCTACTCGGCGACGTTCACCATCGCAAACAAGTGCACCACCACCATATGGCCGGGCATTTTGTCGAATGCCGGGACTGACCAGCTACCCACCACTGGATTCGCTTTGGGTCCTGGAGAGTCCAACACGTTTTCCGTTCCCACCTCGTGGTCCGGTAGGTTATGGGGGCGGACGCTCTGCTCCCAGGACTCAACCACAGGCAAGTTCTCTTGCTTGACAGGTGACTGCGGATCTTCGGCAGTCGAATGTGCTGGCGGTGGAGCCGCGCCGCCTGCTACTCTCGCAGAGTTCACGCTGAACGGTGCGGCCGGGCTTGATTTCTACGACGTGAGCTTGGTCGATGGGTATAACCTTCCCATGTTAGTGGTGGCCGAGGGCGGGACCGGAGGGAACTGCACGACCACCGGGTGCGTGGTGGACTTGAACAACGGGTGCCCCTCGGAGCTGAAGGTGACGGCGAGTGACGAGGGCGTGGCGTGTAAAAGCGCGTGCGAGGCGTTTGGGGAGCCGCAGTACTGCTGTAGCGGCGCCTACGCTACGCCGGACACATGCAAGCCGAGTTCTTATTCGCAGTTTTTTAAAAATGCGTGCCCGAAAGCTTACAGCTATGCGTATGACGACGGCACCAGCACCTTCACCTGTGCTTCCGCCAATTACATCATCACTTTCTGCCCTGCTCCTTCGACCAG TGTGAAGTCGTCGAATGGGACAGTCCCTGGTGCAGTCGGTGTCTCAGCTAGTTTACGTAATACAACTCCCAACATCGTCGTTTTCGCCGTCACTGTTATGGCGGCGGCTTGGCGGTGGCTGCCGCTATTTTGA